In Deinococcus yavapaiensis KR-236, one genomic interval encodes:
- a CDS encoding carbon-nitrogen hydrolase family protein, with protein MNIAIAQYHVEAQPSWDAYVSKITSWIQEAASNGAQVLVFPEYASLELASLLAPHIQADVKLQLPALQAFLPDFVELHRSLAALHGVYVVAGSFPVADGGKYVNRAYFLTPQGTVHHQDKLVMTRFEDEKWGVAAGEGLTVFHTSLGNVGINICYDSEFPHLARALAEGGAEVLLVPSCTETIMGYHRVEIGSRARALENQMYAVQSPLVGAVPWNEAIDVNTGAAGAYGPIDHGFSAQGDGVVTKGPLGVATWVYVTLDIARLRRVRADGTTLNYQHWPLGEAQAKGGAEVVTLGVSRMQTPTTA; from the coding sequence ATGAACATCGCCATCGCCCAGTACCACGTCGAAGCGCAGCCGAGCTGGGACGCGTACGTCAGCAAGATCACGAGCTGGATTCAGGAAGCCGCCTCGAACGGAGCGCAAGTGCTCGTGTTTCCCGAGTACGCCTCGCTGGAACTCGCCAGCCTCCTCGCGCCGCACATCCAAGCGGACGTGAAATTGCAACTGCCCGCCCTGCAAGCCTTCCTGCCCGACTTCGTCGAACTTCACCGCTCGCTCGCCGCCCTGCACGGGGTGTACGTCGTCGCGGGCAGCTTTCCCGTCGCGGACGGCGGGAAGTACGTCAACCGCGCGTACTTCCTGACCCCGCAGGGAACGGTGCATCATCAAGACAAACTCGTCATGACACGCTTCGAGGACGAGAAGTGGGGCGTGGCCGCCGGTGAAGGCCTCACGGTCTTCCACACGTCGCTCGGCAACGTCGGCATCAACATCTGCTACGACTCGGAGTTTCCGCACCTCGCCCGCGCCCTCGCCGAAGGTGGCGCGGAAGTTTTGCTCGTTCCGAGTTGCACCGAGACCATCATGGGCTACCACCGCGTCGAGATCGGCAGTCGCGCCCGCGCCCTCGAAAACCAGATGTACGCCGTGCAATCTCCCTTGGTGGGCGCCGTGCCCTGGAACGAGGCGATCGACGTGAACACGGGCGCGGCGGGCGCGTACGGTCCGATCGACCACGGTTTTTCCGCGCAAGGCGACGGCGTCGTCACGAAGGGACCGCTCGGCGTGGCGACTTGGGTGTACGTGACGCTCGACATTGCCCGACTGCGCCGCGTGCGCGCCGACGGCACGACCCTCAACTACCAGCACTGGCCTCTCGGTGAAGCTCAAGCGAAGGGGGGCGCCGAAGTCGTGACCCTCGGGGTCTCGAGGATGCAGACGCCGACGACGGCGTGA
- a CDS encoding GNAT family N-acetyltransferase → MDSPGLEVTFRLTRHVGADIRAVVPQLARLRTTVFRDFPYLYDGDPAYEENYLATYVNSPRSVAVLVWHDDKAVGATTALPLVDETPQVRAPFEAAGIDVASVFYLGESVLLDAYRGRGLGVRFFQERESHAKKLGFRVAAFCAVQRPADHPSRPKRYEPLDAFWHKRGYEKREDLTTTFSWQDVGEDHETAKLMTFWLKELA, encoded by the coding sequence ATGGATTCGCCAGGTCTCGAAGTGACGTTTCGGCTCACGCGGCACGTCGGCGCGGACATCCGAGCGGTCGTGCCGCAACTGGCGCGGCTACGCACCACCGTCTTTCGCGACTTTCCGTACCTCTACGACGGCGATCCGGCGTACGAGGAGAATTACCTCGCGACGTACGTGAACTCGCCGCGCTCGGTCGCCGTGCTCGTTTGGCACGACGACAAGGCCGTGGGCGCCACGACTGCCCTGCCGCTCGTGGACGAGACGCCGCAAGTGCGCGCTCCCTTCGAAGCGGCCGGCATCGACGTCGCGTCGGTCTTCTACCTCGGGGAGTCGGTGCTGCTCGACGCCTATCGAGGGCGCGGCCTCGGCGTGCGCTTTTTTCAAGAGCGTGAATCGCACGCGAAGAAGCTCGGCTTTCGCGTCGCCGCGTTCTGCGCCGTGCAGCGTCCCGCCGACCACCCGTCGCGCCCCAAGCGCTACGAACCGCTCGACGCTTTTTGGCACAAGCGCGGCTACGAGAAGCGCGAGGACCTCACGACGACCTTTTCGTGGCAAGACGTCGGCGAGGACCACGAAACCGCCAAACTCATGACCTTTTGGCTCAAGGAGCTCGCATGA
- a CDS encoding ketosteroid isomerase-related protein, with product MQETLDLLRRYYEAFNSGDTETFLSLLTDDVAHDVNEGEREIGREAFARFMDRMNTSYRERITDLAFMSSPDGSRASAEYVVQGTYLQTDAGLPEANGQTYRLPGGAFFEVRGGKIARVTNYYNLQEWIRQVSK from the coding sequence ATGCAAGAGACGCTCGACCTTCTTCGACGCTACTACGAGGCCTTCAACTCCGGGGACACCGAGACGTTCCTGAGTCTCCTCACCGACGATGTCGCGCACGACGTCAACGAAGGGGAACGTGAGATCGGCCGCGAAGCCTTCGCGCGCTTCATGGACCGCATGAACACGTCGTACCGAGAGCGCATCACCGACCTCGCGTTCATGAGCAGTCCCGACGGGTCGCGGGCGAGCGCCGAGTACGTCGTGCAAGGCACGTACCTGCAAACGGACGCGGGCCTGCCCGAGGCGAACGGCCAAACGTACCGTCTGCCCGGAGGTGCGTTCTTCGAAGTACGCGGCGGCAAAATCGCGCGTGTCACGAACTACTACAACCTTCAAGAATGGATTCGCCAGGTCTCGAAGTGA